In Bdellovibrionales bacterium, the genomic stretch GTCTCGAAAATCAAGAAGTGGATCATCATTGAGTAATGTGCGCGCGCCAATTAGAGTGGCATCGTGGTGGGCTCGGAGAACTCGTCCTAGTCGCCGAGACGTCTCGGATGTGATCCAACGGCTCTCCCCATTTTTAAGCGCAATCTTCCCATCTAAACTTGAAGCCAGCTTTAAAGTGATAAATGGCATTTGCGTTTGAATATTCCAAAGAAAAACTTCGGCCAGGCGCTTTGATTTTTCTGAAAACTCCGAATCAAACTCCACTTGAATTTTATTCTTTCTTAAAATTTCTAGGCCGCGACCCGAAACCAACGGATTTGGATCTTTGACTCCCACAACGACTTTTTTGAACGGTTCTCTGGCGACACGATCCGCACAAGGAGGAGTTTTTCCATGATGAGAACAGGGCTCTAAGGTGACATACATGATTCCGCCACGTAACTCATCACTGTTGAGATTTTTAAGAGCATTCACTTCGGCATGGGCTTCGCCGAATTTCGCGTGATAACCCGAGGCCAGAAATCGATGTTCCGCATCGACAATCACGCAACCGACAAGAGGATTCGGAGAAACCCAACCGGCCCCTTTGTATCCTTCGCGAAGCGCTAGGCTTTGCGCCTCTCGCGAAGTGATCGGATCAAATTTCTTGTAAGTTTTAGCCACCGCGATCTCCTTACGCAACGTCCTATGAATGACATAGAAATTTCTAACAGTCTATGGGATACTTTTCTCCTATGGAATTTACTTCAGCATCACCCAATCCGCACTTCGCAGATGTTATGGACATTGACCCTAAAGATGTGCTCAAGCACCAGTCTGAACTTTGCATTATTGATGTTCGTCGCGACGACGAATTCACGGGCGAACTCGGACATATTTCATCGGCGAAATTAATTACGCTGGATCGTCTCGAGGAAGAAATCGATTCTCTCCCCAAAGATAAACCCATCGTTTTCGTGTGTCGCAGTGGTGGGCGCTCGGCTCAAGCTTCGGAGATCGCCCTCGATTACGGTTGGGAAAATGTTTACAACATGCGCGGCGGAATGCTTCTTTGGAACGAGTACGGACTCAATGTCGAAAAATAATCCCTCTTACGTCTTTATTAATCGCACATTGAACATGCGCAAAATCAAGTGCGTTGGCTTTGATATGGATCACACATTGGTCCGATACAACAGCCAGGCCTTTGAACATCTCGCACACAAAACACTTCTTGATAAACTCATTAAAGAACGCGGCTATCCAGAGATGATTCGCACCCTTCCGTTCGATTACAATTCTGTGATTCGCGGTTTAGTTATCGATTCGGTGAAGGGAAATTTACTCAAGGTCAGCCGACATGGCGCCATCCGTGTCAGTCGTCACGGAACTCAACGCATTGACTATCGCGATCAACAGAAGAGTTACCGCGGGACATACGTGGATCTCGGCGATAAAAACTTCTCTGCGATTGATACGGCGTTTTCGCTTTCGGTGGCGATCTTGTTTGGTCAACTCGTGGATGTTCGTGATGCGAACCCCGGGACAACAATTCCGGAATATCCTCAACTCCTCAACGATATCATCGAAGTCATGGACATCG encodes the following:
- the ribD gene encoding bifunctional diaminohydroxyphosphoribosylaminopyrimidine deaminase/5-amino-6-(5-phosphoribosylamino)uracil reductase RibD, coding for MAKTYKKFDPITSREAQSLALREGYKGAGWVSPNPLVGCVIVDAEHRFLASGYHAKFGEAHAEVNALKNLNSDELRGGIMYVTLEPCSHHGKTPPCADRVAREPFKKVVVGVKDPNPLVSGRGLEILRKNKIQVEFDSEFSEKSKRLAEVFLWNIQTQMPFITLKLASSLDGKIALKNGESRWITSETSRRLGRVLRAHHDATLIGARTLLNDDPLLDFRDTAFEGRKKNKIVIYDPKGTASEFLRGSKLLKTHEPSSIFLLTSKVSPQLNVEQYFIESNAGISEDMLRWMYKQQIYSLYVEGGTFTFSQFLRNHSFQKLYQFMSPDILGDGISWTDSLHLENIQKRIPLEIHKIRRTDRDILMIAYPR
- a CDS encoding rhodanese-like domain-containing protein — encoded protein: MEFTSASPNPHFADVMDIDPKDVLKHQSELCIIDVRRDDEFTGELGHISSAKLITLDRLEEEIDSLPKDKPIVFVCRSGGRSAQASEIALDYGWENVYNMRGGMLLWNEYGLNVEK
- a CDS encoding HAD-IG family 5'-nucleotidase, whose protein sequence is MSKNNPSYVFINRTLNMRKIKCVGFDMDHTLVRYNSQAFEHLAHKTLLDKLIKERGYPEMIRTLPFDYNSVIRGLVIDSVKGNLLKVSRHGAIRVSRHGTQRIDYRDQQKSYRGTYVDLGDKNFSAIDTAFSLSVAILFGQLVDVRDANPGTTIPEYPQLLNDIIEVMDIAHRDDSLKSIVRKNLATYIYADEKVVEGLERYKKHGKTLFIVTNSDFHYSKALLDYAINPFLKAHSSWMELFDFVITGSRKPRFFFDQQNFLKVNPADGSLTNYDQHLVPGIYQGGCADLFEKSLGLHGDDILYVGDHIYGDVVRLKKDCKWRTALVIDELEQE